Proteins from one Meriones unguiculatus strain TT.TT164.6M chromosome 10, Bangor_MerUng_6.1, whole genome shotgun sequence genomic window:
- the LOC132657094 gene encoding speckle-type POZ protein-like: MSDNLVAESWSSTQITVQTFSFRWTISNFSFCMEEMRETIESATFSSGAKDKLHWRLSVNPTGSDKDSKDYVSVHLLLLRCPKSPVWAKFHFWIINAEGEKCLGLWSQIVFRFVPGGGWGFKKFILRDFLLSQAEHLLPEDHLTLLCDVYVVQDSCSTPGQNMLSAIKVPSCTLTDELGALWKNSRFTDCCFLVSGQEFWAHKAILAARPPVFRAMFKHDMEERQKNRVEIKDLEPQVFKEMMGFIYTGKAPNLHTMATGVLAAADRYGLERLKVMCVDALCRDLSVENAAHTLILADLHSAEQLKMQALDFITLHASEVSETSG, translated from the coding sequence ATGTCTGACAACTTGGTAGCTGAGAGCTGGAGCTCCACACAGATCACCGTCCAGACATTTTCCTTCAGGTGGACCATAAGCAACTTCTCCTTTtgcatggaggaaatgagggaaaccATTGAAAGTGCGACTTTCTCATCAGGAGCCAAGGACAAACTGCACTGGCGTTTGAGTGTAAACCCCACTGGGAGCGATAAAGATAGCAAAGATTACGTGTCAGTTCATCTACTCTTGCTCCGCTGTCCAAAAAGCCCTGTTTGGGCGAAGTTCCACTTTTGGATCATAAATGCCGAAGGAGAGAAATGCCTAGGACTATGGAGCCAAATTGTCTTTAGGTTTGTGCCTGGTGGTGGCTGGGGATTCAAAAAATTCATCCTTAGAGATTTCCTGTTGTCCCAGGCAGAACACCTTCTTCCTGAGGACCACCTGACCCTcctgtgtgatgtgtatgtggtTCAAGACTCCTGCAGCACTCCAGGACAGAACATGTTATCGGCAATCAAGGTTCCAAGCTGCACTTTGACAGATGAGCTAGGAGCACTGTGGAAGAATTCCCGATTCACAGACTGCTGTTTCTTGGTATCTGGTCAGGAATTCTGGGCTCACAAGGCCATCTTAGCAGCTCGACCTCCAGTTTTCAGAGCCATGTTTAAACATGACATGGAGGAGAGGCAGAAGAACAGAGTTGAGATCAAGGACCTGGAGCCTCAAGTCTTCAAGGAGATGATGGGCTTCATTTACACGGGGAAGGCACCAAACCTCCACACCATGGCCACTGGTGTGCTGGCAGCTGCTGACAGGTATGGCCTGGAGCGCTTGAAGGTCATGTGTGTGGATGCCCTCTGCAGGGACCTCTCAGTGGAGAATGCTGCTCACACTCTCATCCTGGCTGACCTCCACAGTGCAGAGCAGCTGAAAATGCAGGCACTGGATTTCATTACACTTCATGCTTCTGAGGTCTCTGAGACTTCCGGGTAG